In Janthinobacterium sp. 67, a genomic segment contains:
- a CDS encoding TIGR04063 family PEP-CTERM/XrtA system glycosyltransferase — translation MRILHILDHSLPLHSGYTFRTLAILRQQRALGWHTTQLTSAKQGPSDGAQQLVDGWHFYRTAPDARWWARLPVLRQVAVIIGLAMRLRQVARQAKPDILHAHSPALNVIAALNAGRALGIPVVYEVRAFWEDAAADHGSSRPGGLRYRLTRALETYALRRADAVTTICDGLRRELRARGVPAHKITVIPNAVDAGAFCVTAPDDRWLAHKLGLHGHLVLGFIGSFYAYEGLALLLRAMPRLLAAQPALRLLLAGGGPQDAALRALAEQLGISHAVVFVGRVPHAQVAAYYQLVDICVYPRLPMRLTELVTPLKPLEAMAQGRLVVASDVGGHRELVEHGKTGMLFRAGDAEALAQTILALLLAPASWPALRDRARAFVETERSWQASVGRYAPVYARVAAGAMA, via the coding sequence ATGCGCATCCTGCACATCCTCGACCACTCGCTGCCCCTGCACAGCGGCTACACGTTTCGCACCCTGGCCATCCTGCGGCAGCAGCGCGCGCTGGGCTGGCACACGACGCAACTCACCAGTGCCAAGCAGGGGCCGTCCGACGGCGCGCAGCAGCTGGTCGACGGCTGGCATTTCTACCGCACGGCGCCCGATGCGCGCTGGTGGGCGCGCCTGCCCGTGCTGCGGCAAGTGGCCGTCATCATCGGCCTGGCCATGCGTTTGCGCCAGGTGGCACGACAAGCGAAGCCCGATATCCTGCACGCGCATTCGCCCGCCCTGAACGTCATCGCCGCGCTCAACGCGGGCCGCGCGCTGGGCATCCCCGTCGTGTATGAAGTGCGCGCCTTCTGGGAAGACGCGGCCGCCGACCATGGCAGCAGCCGGCCCGGCGGCCTGCGCTACCGGCTCACGCGCGCGCTGGAAACCTACGCGCTGCGCCGCGCCGACGCCGTCACCACCATCTGCGACGGCTTGCGGCGCGAGCTACGCGCGCGCGGCGTGCCCGCGCATAAAATCACCGTGATTCCAAACGCCGTCGATGCGGGCGCCTTTTGCGTCACGGCGCCCGACGACCGGTGGCTCGCGCACAAACTGGGCCTGCATGGCCACCTGGTTCTCGGCTTCATCGGCTCGTTCTACGCCTACGAGGGACTGGCCCTGCTGCTGCGCGCCATGCCGCGCCTGCTGGCGGCGCAGCCCGCATTGCGGCTGCTGCTGGCCGGCGGCGGTCCGCAGGATGCGGCGCTGCGCGCGCTGGCCGAGCAGCTGGGCATAAGCCACGCCGTGGTCTTCGTGGGCAGAGTGCCGCATGCGCAGGTGGCCGCCTATTATCAGCTGGTCGACATCTGCGTGTATCCGCGCCTGCCCATGCGCCTGACGGAACTGGTGACGCCCTTGAAACCGTTAGAGGCGATGGCGCAGGGCCGTCTCGTGGTGGCGTCCGACGTGGGCGGCCACCGCGAACTGGTCGAGCATGGCAAGACGGGCATGCTGTTTCGCGCCGGCGACGCCGAGGCGCTGGCGCAAACCATACTGGCCCTGCTGCTGGCGCCCGCCAGCTGGCCCGCGCTGCGCGACCGGGCGCGGGCGTTTGTCGAGACGGAGCGCAGCTGGCAAGCCAGCGTGGGCCGCTATGCGCCCGTGTATGCGCGCGTGGCGGCGGGAGCGATGGCATGA
- a CDS encoding XrtA/PEP-CTERM system amidotransferase — protein sequence MCGISGIFDLQGQRDIDVLLLARMNHSLRHRGPDEGGLHREPGLGLAHRRLSVIDLASGQQPLFNADRSIAIVFNGEIYNYRNLMAELRQFGHQFRTSSDTEVIVHAWEQWGEQCVQRLRGMFAFALWDRRRHLLFLARDRLGVKPLYYGEAQDGTLLFGSELKALLAHPSMPRALDPLAVEEYFAYGYVPEPRSIFQHARKLPPGHTLSIRAGQPLPAPKSYWDIPFAPNPPASEAQAADELLARLREAVRIRMVAEVPLGAFLSGGVDSSAVVALMAGASSTPVNTCSISFGDPAYNEARYADLVARRYGTAHHARQVEQDDFELIDLLANLYDEPFADSSAMPTYRVCQLARQRVTVALSGDGGDESLAGYRRYRLHTREEKVRKAMDPLLPAGLRQSLFGTLGRLYPKADWAPRFLRAKTTFEGLARDTTDAYFHGVSLLGDAMRARLFSPELRRSLQGYRAVEVLRLHALASPAQDPLSQVQYLDLKTYLPGDILTKVDRASMAHALEVRSPLLDHELVAWMSGLPPQFKLRRGEGKYLLKKALRPLLPDTLLYRQKMGFSVPLADWLRGPLRQRLQQRLLGPTLAQCGLFDMDYVRLLLDQHASGRRDYSAPLWSLLMFEAFLRQVLPVDGRQAPVPAPAMAME from the coding sequence ATGTGCGGCATCAGCGGCATCTTTGATTTGCAGGGCCAGCGCGACATCGACGTGCTGCTGCTGGCGCGCATGAACCACAGCCTGCGCCACCGGGGGCCGGACGAAGGCGGCTTGCACCGCGAACCGGGCCTCGGCCTGGCGCACCGGCGCCTGTCCGTCATCGACCTGGCCAGCGGCCAGCAGCCGCTGTTCAACGCCGACCGCAGCATCGCCATCGTCTTCAACGGCGAAATCTACAATTACCGCAACCTGATGGCCGAACTGCGCCAGTTCGGCCATCAGTTCCGCACCAGCAGCGACACGGAAGTCATCGTCCACGCGTGGGAACAATGGGGAGAGCAATGCGTGCAGCGCCTGCGCGGCATGTTCGCCTTCGCCCTGTGGGACCGCCGGCGCCACCTGCTGTTCCTCGCGCGCGACCGCCTCGGCGTCAAACCGCTGTACTACGGCGAGGCGCAGGACGGCACCCTGCTGTTTGGCTCCGAACTGAAAGCCCTGCTCGCGCATCCGTCCATGCCGCGCGCGCTCGACCCGCTGGCCGTGGAAGAATACTTCGCCTACGGCTACGTGCCCGAACCGCGCAGCATCTTCCAGCACGCGCGCAAGCTGCCGCCCGGGCATACGCTCTCGATCCGCGCGGGCCAGCCCCTGCCAGCGCCGAAATCGTACTGGGATATTCCGTTCGCGCCGAATCCCCCCGCCAGCGAGGCGCAGGCGGCCGACGAACTGCTGGCGCGCCTGCGCGAAGCCGTGCGCATCCGCATGGTGGCCGAAGTGCCGCTCGGGGCATTCCTGTCCGGCGGCGTCGATTCGAGCGCCGTCGTGGCGCTGATGGCAGGCGCCAGCAGCACGCCCGTCAATACCTGCTCCATCTCGTTCGGCGACCCGGCCTACAACGAGGCGCGCTACGCCGACCTCGTGGCGCGCCGCTACGGCACGGCACACCACGCGCGCCAGGTCGAGCAGGACGACTTCGAACTGATCGACCTGCTGGCCAACCTGTACGACGAACCGTTCGCCGACAGTTCCGCCATGCCCACCTACCGCGTCTGCCAGCTGGCGCGCCAGCGGGTCACGGTGGCCCTGTCGGGCGACGGCGGCGATGAAAGCCTGGCCGGTTACCGGCGCTACCGCCTGCACACGCGCGAGGAAAAAGTGCGCAAGGCGATGGACCCGCTGCTGCCGGCCGGCTTGCGCCAGTCGCTGTTCGGCACCCTGGGGCGGCTGTATCCGAAGGCCGACTGGGCGCCCCGCTTCCTGCGCGCCAAGACCACCTTCGAAGGCCTGGCGCGCGATACGACGGACGCGTATTTTCACGGCGTCAGCCTGCTGGGCGACGCCATGCGCGCACGTTTGTTCAGCCCCGAACTGCGGCGCAGCCTGCAAGGCTACCGCGCCGTGGAAGTGCTGCGCCTCCACGCGCTGGCCAGCCCCGCGCAGGATCCGCTGTCGCAGGTGCAGTACCTGGACCTGAAAACCTACCTGCCCGGCGACATCCTGACGAAAGTCGACCGGGCCAGCATGGCGCATGCGCTGGAAGTACGCTCGCCCCTGCTCGACCATGAACTGGTGGCGTGGATGTCGGGCTTGCCGCCGCAGTTCAAGCTGCGGCGCGGCGAAGGCAAATACCTGCTGAAAAAAGCCCTGCGCCCGCTGCTGCCCGATACCCTGCTGTACCGCCAGAAGATGGGTTTTTCCGTCCCGCTGGCCGACTGGCTGCGCGGCCCGCTGCGCCAGCGCCTGCAACAGCGGCTGCTGGGCCCCACCCTGGCGCAATGCGGCCTGTTCGACATGGATTACGTGCGCCTGCTGCTCGATCAGCATGCGAGCGGCCGGCGCGACTACAGCGCGCCTCTGTGGTCGCTGCTGATGTTCGAAGCGTTTTTGCGCCAGGTGCTGCCCGTCGATGGCCGCCAGGCGCCGGTGCCCGCGCCAGCCATGGCCATGGAGTGA
- a CDS encoding TIGR03088 family PEP-CTERM/XrtA system glycosyltransferase has translation MALDLDTGDTQAAGAAPLIVHVIHQLDVGGLENGLINLINHLPPERYRHAIVCMKNATAFRQRLTTPGVDVISLDKREGKDWRHYLHLYRILKQLRPALVHTRNLGCLEAQLLACLAGVRLRVHGEHGRDMSDLHGTRRKYRLLRKLMLPLVQHFIAVSADLGLWLVDAIGAAPGQVSHIGNGVDSVQFHPRLGPPAAVGPPGFLCNGAFVIGSVGRMAPVKDHASLVRAFLLLLAQPGARARLRLIIVGDGPCRQACLELLQQAGVAHLAWLPGARDDVAQLLRAMDLFVLPSLAEGSSNTILEAMATGLPIVATQVGGNAELVQSGWSGTLVPPGSPEMLADAMLDYYSMPELGPRHGARGRRQVLAEHSLPAMAGAYLAVYDRLTGARQPSSLSTYP, from the coding sequence ATGGCCCTTGACCTCGATACCGGCGACACGCAAGCGGCCGGCGCCGCCCCGCTGATCGTGCACGTGATCCACCAGCTCGACGTGGGCGGGCTGGAAAATGGCTTGATCAACCTGATCAACCATTTGCCGCCGGAACGCTACCGGCACGCCATCGTCTGCATGAAGAACGCCACCGCGTTTCGCCAGCGCCTGACCACGCCCGGTGTCGATGTCATCAGCCTGGACAAGCGCGAAGGCAAGGACTGGCGCCACTATCTGCACCTGTACCGCATATTGAAACAGCTGCGGCCAGCCCTCGTGCACACGCGCAACCTGGGCTGCCTCGAGGCGCAATTGCTGGCCTGCCTGGCCGGCGTGCGCCTGCGCGTGCATGGCGAACACGGGCGTGACATGAGCGATTTGCACGGCACCCGCCGCAAATACCGGCTGCTGCGCAAGCTGATGCTGCCGCTGGTGCAGCACTTCATCGCCGTCAGCGCCGACCTGGGACTGTGGCTGGTGGACGCCATCGGCGCGGCGCCCGGGCAAGTGTCGCACATCGGCAACGGCGTCGACAGCGTGCAATTCCACCCGCGCCTGGGCCCGCCGGCCGCCGTGGGGCCGCCCGGCTTCCTGTGCAACGGCGCCTTCGTCATCGGCAGCGTGGGCCGCATGGCCCCCGTCAAGGACCATGCCTCGCTGGTGCGGGCATTTTTGCTGTTGCTGGCGCAGCCGGGCGCCCGCGCGCGCCTGCGCCTGATCATCGTCGGCGACGGGCCGTGCCGCCAGGCCTGCCTGGAACTGCTGCAGCAGGCCGGCGTGGCGCACCTCGCCTGGCTGCCCGGCGCGCGCGACGACGTGGCGCAACTGCTGCGCGCCATGGACCTGTTCGTGCTGCCCTCGCTGGCCGAAGGCAGTTCGAACACCATCCTCGAAGCGATGGCGACGGGCCTGCCCATCGTCGCCACCCAGGTGGGCGGCAATGCGGAACTGGTGCAGTCGGGCTGGAGCGGCACCCTGGTGCCGCCCGGTTCGCCCGAGATGCTGGCCGACGCCATGCTCGACTATTACAGCATGCCCGAACTGGGTCCGCGCCACGGCGCGCGCGGGCGGCGCCAGGTGCTGGCCGAGCACAGCCTGCCCGCCATGGCCGGCGCCTACCTGGCCGTGTACGACCGCCTGACGGGCGCGCGCCAGCCCTCTTCCCTGTCCACCTATCCATAA
- the xrtA gene encoding exosortase A, translating into MSVQLDQVARLPDAALLPHGHHRRHAALVALLLALAAVVLLYHATFWSMVELWARSQTFAHGFLIVPISCWLAWRQRARLAALAPQPVRTGLLLLGALGLAWLLADAANVPVVEQYAATAMLPACVLAILGWPAVRLLAFPLAYLFLAVPFGEVFIEPLIDFTAAFTVTALQWSGVPVFRDGSNFSLPTGNWSVVEACSGLRYLIAALALGALFAHVNCHSTRRRLAVMAAALLVPILANGVRAYLIVMLGHLSDMRLAVGVDHLIYGWLFFGLVALLLFWLAARWRELPLTRAVPAAHPVRLSAGAASPRAVVRAGVACLLLAALWPALALASQRDDGATLPAVVLALPDPPAWHRLHDIPPAWQAPYAGNPARFSAAYARQDGDGAPVGLQLRWYARQGRDAELLTHQALPYGPRWMPLAQRVRQVNLAGGALAVRESVLAHGGERLLVWRVYRQGGIVTARPVLVKLLLAQAKLLGRRQDGADIIVFAAYDELAPPPRARLQAFLQAALPVIEQRLQELPHGP; encoded by the coding sequence ATGAGCGTACAGCTCGACCAGGTGGCCCGCTTGCCGGACGCGGCACTCCTGCCGCACGGTCATCACCGGCGCCACGCCGCGCTGGTGGCGCTGCTGCTGGCCCTGGCTGCCGTCGTGCTGCTGTACCACGCCACTTTCTGGTCGATGGTGGAACTGTGGGCCCGCTCGCAGACGTTCGCGCACGGTTTCCTGATCGTGCCCATCAGTTGTTGGCTGGCCTGGCGCCAGCGTGCCCGACTGGCCGCGCTGGCGCCCCAGCCCGTGCGGACGGGCTTGCTGCTGCTGGGCGCCCTGGGCCTGGCCTGGCTGCTGGCCGACGCCGCCAACGTGCCCGTGGTGGAACAATATGCGGCCACGGCCATGCTGCCCGCCTGCGTGCTGGCCATCCTCGGCTGGCCGGCCGTGCGCCTGCTGGCCTTTCCGCTGGCCTACCTGTTTCTCGCCGTGCCGTTCGGCGAAGTTTTCATCGAACCGCTGATCGACTTCACGGCCGCCTTCACGGTGACCGCGCTGCAATGGTCGGGCGTGCCCGTGTTTCGCGATGGCAGCAATTTTTCGCTACCCACCGGCAACTGGTCGGTGGTGGAAGCGTGCAGCGGCTTGCGCTACCTGATCGCCGCGCTGGCCCTGGGCGCCCTGTTCGCCCATGTCAACTGCCACAGCACGCGGCGGCGCCTGGCCGTCATGGCCGCCGCCCTGCTCGTGCCCATCCTGGCCAATGGCGTACGCGCCTATTTGATCGTGATGCTGGGCCACCTGAGCGACATGCGCCTGGCCGTCGGTGTCGACCACCTGATCTATGGCTGGCTGTTCTTCGGCCTGGTGGCGCTGCTGCTGTTCTGGCTGGCCGCGCGCTGGCGCGAATTGCCGCTGACGCGCGCCGTGCCGGCAGCTCACCCCGTACGCCTGAGCGCCGGCGCGGCCAGCCCGCGCGCCGTCGTGCGCGCCGGCGTCGCCTGCCTGCTGCTGGCGGCCCTGTGGCCGGCACTGGCGCTGGCCAGCCAGCGCGACGACGGCGCCACGCTGCCCGCCGTGGTGCTGGCCTTGCCAGATCCGCCCGCCTGGCATCGCCTGCACGATATTCCACCTGCCTGGCAAGCGCCGTATGCAGGTAATCCCGCGCGGTTTTCCGCCGCGTATGCGCGCCAGGATGGCGACGGCGCGCCCGTGGGCCTGCAGCTGCGCTGGTATGCACGCCAGGGGCGCGACGCCGAGCTGCTGACGCACCAGGCCTTGCCGTACGGCCCGCGCTGGATGCCGCTGGCGCAACGCGTGCGGCAGGTCAACCTGGCCGGCGGCGCGCTGGCCGTGCGCGAAAGCGTGCTGGCGCATGGCGGCGAACGCCTGCTCGTGTGGCGCGTCTATCGCCAAGGCGGCATCGTCACGGCCAGGCCCGTGCTGGTGAAACTGCTGCTGGCGCAAGCCAAGCTGCTGGGCCGGCGCCAGGATGGCGCCGACATCATCGTCTTTGCCGCCTACGACGAGCTGGCGCCGCCGCCGCGCGCGCGCCTGCAAGCGTTCCTGCAGGCGGCGCTGCCCGTCATCGAACAACGCTTGCAGGAGTTGCCGCATGGCCCTTGA